From the genome of Novosphingobium sp. TH158, one region includes:
- the dapD gene encoding 2,3,4,5-tetrahydropyridine-2,6-dicarboxylate N-succinyltransferase, whose amino-acid sequence MSNLETQIEAAFEARDTVTPASADVRAIVDQALDLLDSGKARVAEPDGQGGWKVNQWLKKAVLLSFRLNDNGVMEYGSAGAPAFDKVPLKFTGWDDARFREAGVRVVPGAVVRRSAFIAKGVVLMPSFVNLGAHVGEGTMVDTWATVGSCAQIGRNVHISGGAGIGGVLEPLQAGPVIIEDNCFIGARSEVAEGVVVGEGAVLSMGVYIGASTKIVDRATGEVHIGRVPPYSVVVPGALPGKPLPDGTPGPSLYCAVIVKTVDAQTRSKTGINELLRD is encoded by the coding sequence ATGTCCAACCTCGAAACCCAGATCGAAGCCGCTTTCGAAGCGCGCGATACCGTAACCCCCGCTTCGGCCGATGTGCGTGCAATCGTCGATCAGGCGCTCGACCTGCTGGACAGCGGCAAGGCCCGCGTGGCCGAGCCGGACGGACAGGGCGGCTGGAAGGTGAACCAGTGGCTGAAGAAGGCCGTGCTGCTCTCCTTCCGCCTGAACGACAACGGCGTGATGGAATACGGCTCTGCCGGCGCTCCGGCGTTCGACAAGGTCCCGCTGAAGTTCACCGGCTGGGACGATGCCCGTTTCCGCGAAGCCGGCGTGCGCGTCGTCCCGGGTGCTGTCGTGCGGCGCAGCGCATTCATCGCCAAGGGCGTGGTGCTGATGCCGAGCTTCGTGAACCTGGGCGCCCATGTGGGCGAAGGCACGATGGTGGACACCTGGGCAACGGTTGGTTCCTGCGCCCAGATCGGCAGGAACGTGCACATTTCGGGCGGCGCCGGCATCGGCGGCGTGCTTGAGCCGCTGCAGGCCGGGCCGGTCATCATCGAAGACAACTGCTTCATCGGAGCGCGCTCGGAAGTAGCCGAAGGCGTGGTCGTGGGCGAAGGCGCAGTGCTTTCGATGGGCGTCTACATCGGTGCCTCGACCAAGATCGTCGATCGCGCCACGGGCGAGGTCCACATTGGCCGCGTGCCGCCCTATTCGGTGGTCGTCCCCGGTGCGCTTCCGGGCAAGCCGCTCCCCGATGGCACCCCCGGCCCCTCGCTTTACTGCGCGGTGATCGTGAAGACGGTGGATGCCCAGACGCGTTCCAAGACCGGCATCAACGAATTGCTGCGCGACTGA